One region of Seriola aureovittata isolate HTS-2021-v1 ecotype China chromosome 15, ASM2101889v1, whole genome shotgun sequence genomic DNA includes:
- the banf1 gene encoding barrier-to-autointegration factor: MSSTSQKHKDFVAEPMGEKPVMALAGIGEVLGKRLEEKGFDKAYVVLGQFLVLKKDEELFRDWLKDTCGANSKQQGDCFGCLKEWCDAFL, from the exons ATGTCGTCGACATCCCAAAAACATAAAGACTTTGTGGCCGAGCCCATGGGTGAGAAGCCTGTGATGGCTCTTGCGGGCATTGGAGAGGTCCTTGGCAAAAGACTGGAGGAGAAAGGTTTCGACAAG GCGTACGTTGTCCTCGGGCAGTTTCTAGTGCTAAAGAAAGACGAGGAGCTTTTCCGGGACTGGCTGAAGGACACTTGCGGGGCAAATTCCAAACAACAAGGTGATTGCTTTGGCTGTCTTAAAGAATGGTGTGATGCCTTCCTATAA
- the prdx5 gene encoding peroxiredoxin-5, mitochondrial, giving the protein MLSVTASLTKSARVVQSVRLLHVSSVAKMPIKVGEQLPAVEVQEGEPGNKVAMDQLFKGKKGVLFAVPGAFTPGCSKTHLPGFVQQAADLKSKGIQEVACVSVNDAFVMAAWGKEHGADGKVRMLADPTGAFTKAVDLLLDSDQIVQVLGNKRSKRYSMLVEDGVVKKINVEPDGTGLTCSLASNILSEL; this is encoded by the exons ATGCTTTCAGTTACAGCCTCTCTCACCAAAAGCGCCCGTGTCGTCCAGAGCGTGAGGCTGCTACACGTCTCTTCTGTCGCCAAGATGCCAATTAAG GTTGGTGAACAGCTCCCCGCAGTCGAGGTCCAGGAGGGGGAGCCAGGAAATAAAGTGGCAATGGATCAGCTCTTTAAGGGGAAGAAAGGAGTCCTCTTTGCTGTACCTGGAGCGTTTACACCTGGTTGTTCCAAG ACTCACCTCCCAGGTTTTGTGCAGCAGGCTGCGGACTTGAAGAGCAAAGGTATACAGGAGGTggcatgtgtttctgtcaatgATGCGTTCGTCATGGCTGCGTGGGGAAAGGAGCACGGAGCCGATGGGAAG GTTCGAATGCTGGCTGATCCTACTGGAGCATTTACAAAG GCAGTTGACCTGTTACTTGACAGTGATCAGATTGTGCAGGTACTTGGGAATAAGCGATCTAAGAG ATACTCTATGTTGGTGGAAGATGGAGTTGTGAAGAAGATCAACGTGGAGCCTGATGGCACCGGTCTGACCTGCAGCCTGGCCTCCAATATTCTGTCTGAGCTGTAG
- the esrra gene encoding steroid hormone receptor ERR1, with amino-acid sequence MSSRERRSDVYIKAEPSSPEGGGGGRTSPGGASSDSSQSGGGGTRGDGTKRYSPPLYTPALRCHFKDEGGDGAEEGSTGNGAGRCKYALSTLPKRLCLVCGDVASGYHYGVASCEACKAFFKRTIQGNIEYSCPASNECEITKRRRKACQACRFTKCLKVGMLKEGVRLDRVRGGRQKYKRRPEVENATYQNAPLPLTKESEKGSSNIIVSHLLVAEPEKLFAMPDPLQPDTAQRTLTTLCDLADRELVVIIGWAKHIPGFLSLSLADQMSVLQSVWLEVLVLGVAYRSLGCEDEVVFAEDFVLDEEMSRVAGLTELNAAISQLARRFRALNVDREEFVMLKAIALTNSDSVYIEDMEAVQKLRDLLHQALLELECQRRPDDPQRAGRLLLTLPLLRQTAGRALTTFYSIKTRGGVPMHKLFLEMLEAMMDSP; translated from the exons ATGTCTTCCAGGGAGCGCCGGTCAGACGTCTACATAAAGGCAGAACCAAGCAGTCcagagggaggtgggggaggtCGGACCAGCCCTGGTGGGGCCTCCTCAGACTCCTCTcagagtggaggtggaggaaccAGAGGAGACGGCACTAAACGTTACTCTCCACCACTCTACACACCAGCTCTGCGCTGCCACTTCAAAGACGAAGGTGGTGATGGGGCGGAGGAGGGCTCCACTGGAAATGGAGCAGGGCGATGCAAGTACGCCCTGAGCACGCTGCCCAAAAGGCTCTGCTTAGTGTGTGGAGATGTGGCCTCAGGTTACCACTATGGCGTGGCGTCATGTGAGGCCTGCAAGGCGTTCTTCAAGAGAACCATCcaag GTAACATTGAATACAGCTGTCCAGCTTCAAACGAGTGTGAGATCACCAAAAGGCGCAGAAAGGCTTGCCAGGCATGCCGCTTCACCAAGTGCCTCAAAGTAGGCATGCTGAAAGAGG GGGTTCGTCTCGACAGGGTCCGAGGTGGAAGACAGAAGTACAAAAGGCGCCCAGAGGTGGAGAATGCAACATACCAGAATGCCCCTCTACCTCTGACAAAGGAGAGTGAAAAAG GTTCCTCCAACATCATTGTGTCCCACCTCCTAGTGGCAGAGCCAGAAAAATTATTTGCCATGCCCGACCCTCTGCAGCCTGACACAGCCCAGCGGACGCTCACCACCCTCTGTGACCTTGCTGACCGTGAGCTGGTTGTCATCATTGGCTGGGCCAAACACATTCCAG GCTTTCTGTCGCTGTCCCTCGCAGACCAGATGTCTGTGCTGCAGTCAGTGTGGCTGGAGGTGCTGGTGCTGGGTGTAGCGTACCGCTCGCTCGGCTGTGAGGACGAGGTGGTGTTTGCGGAGGATTTTGTCCTTGACGAGGAGATGTCACGTGTTGCAGGACTGACAGAGCTAAATGCAGCAATTAGTCAACTTGCTCGCCGTTTCCGTGCACTAAACGTGGACCGGGAGGAATTTGTCATGCTAAAAGCCATCGCACTCACTAACTCAG ACTCCGTTTACATCGAGGACATGGAGGCTGTGCAAAAGCTGCGGGACCTCCTCCACCAGgccctgctggagctggagtgTCAGCGGCGCCCAGACGACCCCCAGCGGGCGGGACGCCTCCTTTTAACATTGCCTCTCCTCCGACAGACTGCTGGTCGTGCTCTTACCACCTTTTACAGCATCAAGACCCGTGGAGGTGTCCCAATGCACAAACTATTCCTGGAGATGCTGGAAGCCATGATGGACTCTCCCTAg